One Microlunatus soli genomic window carries:
- a CDS encoding ABC transporter permease — protein sequence MRFASDLWRILRNDKGALVGGVIVLCYVLLAIFGPMFVQVSNDQDANNAYQAPSMAHPLGTDSLGQGVLSQIIVGARPIMIVGVLSAVVTIFVGVAVGLLSGYVGGLADSVIMRITDIFLTIPGLPLIIVLAAVIHTTNPFVLACVLSITAWAGLARAIRSQAMSLRSSDFVEAAKLQGVSLGNMVGRQLLPNVGPYVAIHFLLAITGAIYAEVGLFLLGIAPIAGTNWGIMINLAMAQGALYTTDSAFYLFSPMAAIVILQVAFVFFSRALDSVFNPRLRVQ from the coding sequence ATGAGGTTTGCATCAGATCTGTGGCGGATCCTCCGCAACGACAAGGGCGCTCTGGTCGGCGGCGTGATCGTGCTGTGCTACGTGCTGCTCGCCATCTTCGGCCCGATGTTCGTCCAGGTGAGCAACGATCAGGACGCCAACAACGCCTACCAGGCACCGTCCATGGCGCATCCGCTGGGCACCGATTCGCTCGGCCAGGGTGTGCTGAGCCAGATCATCGTCGGCGCCCGCCCGATCATGATCGTCGGCGTGCTGTCCGCGGTCGTCACGATCTTCGTCGGCGTCGCCGTCGGGCTGCTCAGCGGCTACGTCGGTGGACTCGCCGATTCGGTGATCATGCGGATCACCGACATCTTTCTGACCATCCCCGGGCTGCCGTTGATCATCGTGCTGGCCGCGGTGATCCACACCACCAACCCGTTCGTCCTGGCCTGCGTGTTATCCATCACCGCCTGGGCGGGCCTGGCGCGAGCCATCCGATCACAGGCGATGAGTCTGCGCAGTAGCGACTTCGTCGAAGCAGCCAAGCTGCAAGGCGTGTCGCTGGGCAACATGGTCGGCCGACAGTTGCTGCCCAACGTCGGACCGTACGTCGCCATCCACTTCCTGCTCGCGATCACCGGCGCGATCTATGCCGAGGTCGGACTGTTCCTGCTCGGCATCGCACCGATCGCCGGCACCAACTGGGGAATCATGATCAACTTGGCCATGGCGCAGGGTGCGCTCTACACCACCGACAGTGCGTTCTACCTGTTCTCCCCGATGGCGGCGATCGTCATCCTGCAGGTGGCGTTCGTGTTCTTCTCCCGGGCGCTGGACAGCGTCTTCAACCCGAGGCTGCGTGTCCAGTGA
- a CDS encoding ABC transporter ATP-binding protein, with product MTAVSQSSRATTAVGEPLLEIKNLTVAFGEGPGSVRAVEDVSLTVNAGEICALVGESGCGKSTLAYSLLGIVPPPGQVIAGEVTFRGESTTGLSTAEFNKLRGAELAMVFQGAMNAFNPVLTIGKQVEHILQAHPESFADPQEGRQYFEHLLELVQLQPERIWKSYESQLSGGMKQRVAIAVSLLLKPSVVILDEPTTALDVLNQRLVIDILKDLHRTLGVTIIFVTHDLAVVAELATRVAVMYAGRLVESGTTEEIFGNGRRHPYVEALIGAIPSVLNAGLRVKPIGGSVPNLAKLPPGCRFAPRCPLAEPVCSAQEPDLISDDHDHLVACHVANRALEVSGA from the coding sequence GTGACCGCCGTATCGCAGAGCAGTCGTGCCACCACCGCGGTCGGCGAACCACTGCTGGAGATCAAGAACCTCACTGTCGCCTTCGGTGAAGGGCCCGGCTCGGTCCGCGCCGTCGAGGATGTCAGCCTGACGGTGAACGCCGGTGAGATCTGTGCCCTGGTCGGCGAGTCCGGCTGTGGCAAGTCGACGCTGGCCTACTCGCTGCTCGGCATCGTTCCGCCGCCCGGTCAGGTGATCGCCGGCGAGGTCACCTTCCGCGGCGAGTCGACCACCGGGCTGTCCACGGCCGAATTCAACAAGCTCCGCGGCGCGGAGCTGGCGATGGTGTTCCAGGGCGCGATGAACGCGTTCAATCCGGTGCTGACCATCGGCAAGCAGGTCGAGCACATCCTGCAGGCCCATCCGGAGTCGTTCGCCGACCCGCAGGAGGGACGGCAGTACTTCGAGCATCTGCTGGAGCTGGTGCAACTGCAGCCGGAGCGGATCTGGAAGTCGTACGAGAGCCAGTTGTCCGGTGGCATGAAGCAGCGGGTCGCGATCGCGGTGTCGCTGCTGCTCAAGCCGTCGGTGGTCATCCTGGACGAACCGACCACGGCCCTGGACGTGCTCAACCAGCGGCTGGTGATCGACATCCTGAAGGACCTGCACCGTACGCTCGGGGTGACGATCATCTTCGTCACCCATGACCTGGCGGTGGTGGCCGAGCTGGCCACCCGGGTCGCGGTGATGTACGCCGGTCGGCTGGTGGAGTCGGGAACCACCGAGGAGATCTTCGGCAACGGTCGACGGCATCCCTACGTCGAGGCCCTGATCGGTGCGATCCCGAGCGTGTTGAACGCCGGCCTACGGGTGAAGCCGATCGGTGGCAGCGTGCCCAACCTGGCCAAGCTGCCGCCGGGCTGCCGCTTCGCCCCGCGCTGTCCGCTGGCCGAGCCGGTCTGCAGCGCGCAGGAGCCCGACCTGATATCCGACGACCATGATCATCTGGTGGCCTGTCATGTGGCCAACCGTGCACTGGAGGTGTCCGGAGCGTGA
- a CDS encoding Gfo/Idh/MocA family protein: MIKVGLIGGGGIANAHIRGYAEHADKIKIAAVADAVEETAKKRGDELDAAPYTDYKKMITEAELDAVDICLPHHLHADAIVAAAEAGLNVLCEKPLCLNPDEARQVNDAVKKSGITLMSAHNQLFMPAVAKAKELLEAGVIGTVYEVRTTDSFFNNFDPANMGWRAHAETSGGGELIDTGYHPSYLMLHLAGGVPVEATAMLSTHRLKFMEGEDSAQVLIRFDNGVVGQLVTSWAYQPAAVTERFSAVGELGSLHSDGTTLSYRLRDGKEESFTFDKVETFTAEIGHFAHCLETGERPPHTEKEGIEVLGMILAAYESAEKKTIAPVLNVLA, encoded by the coding sequence ATGATCAAGGTAGGACTCATCGGCGGTGGCGGCATCGCCAATGCGCACATCCGCGGCTACGCCGAACATGCGGACAAGATCAAGATCGCGGCGGTCGCCGATGCGGTCGAGGAGACTGCGAAGAAGCGCGGTGACGAGCTCGACGCGGCGCCGTACACCGACTACAAGAAGATGATCACCGAGGCCGAGCTGGACGCGGTCGACATCTGCCTGCCGCACCACCTGCACGCCGACGCGATCGTCGCCGCTGCGGAGGCCGGGCTGAATGTGCTGTGCGAGAAGCCGCTCTGCCTCAACCCGGACGAGGCACGGCAGGTCAACGACGCCGTCAAGAAGAGCGGCATCACCCTGATGTCGGCACACAACCAGCTCTTCATGCCGGCCGTCGCCAAGGCCAAGGAGTTGCTGGAGGCCGGTGTGATCGGCACCGTCTACGAAGTGCGCACCACCGACAGCTTCTTCAACAACTTCGACCCGGCCAACATGGGCTGGCGGGCACACGCGGAGACCTCCGGTGGCGGTGAGCTGATCGACACCGGCTACCACCCGAGCTACCTGATGCTGCATCTCGCGGGTGGTGTCCCGGTGGAAGCGACCGCGATGCTGTCCACCCACCGGCTGAAGTTCATGGAGGGTGAGGACAGCGCCCAGGTGCTGATCCGCTTCGACAACGGCGTGGTCGGACAGCTGGTCACCAGCTGGGCCTACCAGCCGGCAGCCGTCACCGAACGGTTCTCCGCGGTCGGCGAGCTCGGATCGCTGCACAGCGACGGCACCACCCTGAGCTACCGGCTGCGGGACGGCAAAGAGGAGTCCTTCACCTTCGACAAGGTGGAGACCTTCACCGCCGAGATCGGTCACTTCGCGCACTGCCTGGAGACCGGTGAGCGGCCGCCGCACACCGAGAAGGAGGGCATCGAGGTGCTCGGCATGATCCTCGCCGCCTACGAGAGTGCGGAGAAGAAGACCATCGCCCCGGTCCTCAACGTGCTCGCCTGA
- a CDS encoding ABC transporter substrate-binding protein yields MPGRDTPELRTELSTRNDSGHTRIQRGHAPTKKRAVALVVAAAAISMTAAACTAGTAGGGAAGGAAAGGGGSAAAGDSSKFLTYSPCCSWNTTWSFNRYNVNGLGITDNLINVPLAIQKAPSLTEYEPQLAESWDTAPGKLTVHLRKAAKWEDGTPVTSKDVYDTAILDATRGDGFWNDITKIETPDEHTVVYTLKKGQPMALAQADIFGMLTYASSVYGKFVTPQLEKDVFAYWTAYQKDPDKAAKMPEFKRMSAVFKKLAAYKVDKVIGNGPFKLENITTKEAKLPKSDTFWAADKIKFGGLDYLNGANETIYPQLFSNRADFSNVYLPPPILKRWNKTPESNTALPLAFGFVMGFNSHKYPLNIKEVRQALAYVIPRQQISDAAYGTGAGAGGTWKEVNTGISPSLEKLYLPQDKINQLNKYPVDPAKATELLKSQGFTKKGDQWMTPKGKPFKLTFTANSGTSDIVTSFNSASKALTAFGIKSDVNATSGAQQDADQHNGDFDIGMYLVGGNNPLGVYNTMLHDQNYTASGNYAGKRGIGFGPKTDVPGLGNVNVPNTIYQQSKTVAPGPEMNKQVWNWAQLVNEDVPYIWYATKVYQFEYSETNFTNWPPKDKNGTSPLWDIVGANMSGGMSLAFQQGYVVPKK; encoded by the coding sequence GTGCCGGGTCGAGATACCCCGGAGCTCCGCACCGAGCTCAGCACCCGGAACGATTCCGGGCATACCCGAATCCAGCGCGGCCATGCTCCGACCAAGAAGCGCGCCGTTGCGCTGGTCGTCGCCGCTGCCGCGATCTCGATGACCGCCGCGGCCTGCACCGCAGGTACGGCCGGCGGTGGCGCCGCGGGCGGTGCGGCGGCCGGAGGCGGTGGCAGCGCCGCTGCCGGCGACTCGAGCAAGTTCCTGACCTACTCGCCGTGCTGCAGCTGGAACACGACGTGGTCGTTCAACCGCTACAACGTCAACGGCCTCGGCATCACCGACAATCTGATCAACGTGCCGCTGGCGATCCAGAAGGCGCCGAGCCTGACCGAGTACGAGCCGCAGCTGGCCGAGAGCTGGGACACCGCCCCCGGCAAGCTCACCGTGCACCTGCGCAAAGCAGCGAAGTGGGAGGACGGCACCCCGGTCACCAGCAAGGACGTCTACGACACCGCGATCCTGGACGCCACCCGCGGTGACGGCTTCTGGAACGACATCACCAAGATCGAGACCCCGGACGAGCACACCGTGGTCTACACCCTGAAGAAGGGTCAGCCGATGGCGCTGGCCCAAGCCGACATCTTCGGCATGCTCACCTACGCCTCCAGCGTGTACGGCAAGTTCGTCACGCCGCAACTGGAGAAGGACGTCTTCGCCTACTGGACGGCCTATCAGAAGGATCCGGACAAGGCTGCCAAGATGCCGGAGTTCAAGCGGATGAGTGCGGTCTTCAAGAAGCTCGCCGCCTACAAGGTCGACAAGGTGATCGGCAACGGCCCGTTCAAGCTGGAGAACATCACCACCAAGGAGGCCAAGCTTCCCAAGTCCGACACCTTCTGGGCAGCGGACAAGATCAAATTCGGCGGCCTGGACTATCTGAACGGCGCCAATGAGACGATCTACCCGCAGCTGTTCTCCAACCGGGCAGACTTCTCCAACGTCTACCTGCCGCCGCCGATCCTGAAGCGGTGGAACAAGACCCCCGAGTCCAACACCGCACTGCCGCTCGCGTTCGGTTTCGTGATGGGCTTCAACAGCCACAAGTACCCGCTGAACATCAAGGAGGTTCGGCAGGCGCTGGCCTACGTCATCCCGCGACAGCAGATCAGTGATGCCGCCTACGGCACGGGAGCCGGCGCCGGCGGCACCTGGAAGGAAGTCAACACCGGGATCTCGCCGTCACTGGAGAAGCTTTACCTGCCGCAGGACAAGATCAACCAGCTGAACAAATATCCGGTCGATCCGGCCAAGGCCACCGAGCTGCTGAAATCGCAGGGCTTCACCAAGAAGGGCGATCAGTGGATGACGCCGAAGGGTAAGCCGTTCAAGCTGACCTTCACCGCCAACTCCGGCACCTCCGACATCGTCACCTCGTTCAACTCCGCGTCCAAGGCGCTGACCGCGTTCGGGATCAAGTCCGACGTGAACGCCACCTCGGGTGCGCAGCAGGATGCCGACCAGCACAACGGCGACTTCGACATCGGCATGTACCTGGTCGGTGGCAACAACCCGCTCGGCGTGTACAACACCATGCTGCATGATCAGAACTACACCGCCTCCGGCAACTACGCCGGCAAGCGCGGTATCGGCTTCGGACCGAAGACCGACGTGCCCGGACTGGGCAACGTCAATGTCCCGAACACGATCTACCAGCAGTCCAAGACGGTGGCTCCGGGACCGGAGATGAACAAGCAGGTCTGGAACTGGGCCCAACTGGTCAACGAGGACGTTCCCTACATCTGGTACGCCACCAAGGTCTACCAGTTCGAGTATTCGGAGACGAACTTCACCAACTGGCCACCGAAGGACAAGAACGGCACCAGCCCGCTGTGGGACATCGTCGGAGCCAACATGAGCGGCGGCATGTCACTGGCCTTCCAGCAGGGCTACGTCGTCCCGAAGAAGTAG
- a CDS encoding Gfo/Idh/MocA family protein, whose protein sequence is MPAPLRVATLSFWHVHAGDYTRSSVQHPDTELVAIWDDDAERGKEAAAKYETEYVADFEALLARDDVDAITVTTETSRHRDLMVAAAKAGKHIFTEKLLAPTVAEAEEIIKACDDNGVKLIVSLPRLYDGYTSVVRDVLASGKLGDLTYAKVRLSHNGSVANWLPDRFYDPEPSIGGALTDLGCHPVYLTQLILGSHPSTVQATYGKVTGRQVEDNAVVTVGYESGAIGVIEAGFVSPDPFLIEIGGTEGWLSYSDADDSVLVSGKAFGEGPQRIAVPEKSPSAYQQWVQHIADDTRADDNIAAALELTRLVVAANEAAATGKTISYK, encoded by the coding sequence GTGCCTGCCCCGCTACGAGTGGCAACTCTGAGTTTCTGGCATGTTCATGCCGGGGACTACACAAGATCATCCGTCCAGCATCCAGATACCGAGCTCGTCGCCATTTGGGACGACGACGCCGAACGCGGCAAGGAAGCTGCCGCCAAGTACGAGACCGAGTACGTCGCCGACTTCGAGGCCCTGCTGGCCCGGGACGACGTCGACGCGATCACCGTCACCACCGAGACCAGCCGGCACCGGGACCTGATGGTCGCCGCGGCGAAGGCCGGCAAGCACATCTTCACCGAGAAGCTGCTGGCGCCGACCGTCGCCGAGGCCGAGGAGATCATTAAGGCCTGTGACGACAACGGCGTGAAACTGATCGTCTCGCTGCCGCGGCTGTACGACGGCTACACCAGCGTGGTCCGCGACGTGCTGGCCTCGGGCAAGCTCGGCGACCTGACGTACGCGAAGGTCCGGCTGTCCCACAACGGGTCGGTGGCCAACTGGCTGCCGGACCGGTTCTACGATCCGGAACCGTCGATCGGCGGTGCGCTGACCGACCTCGGCTGCCACCCGGTCTATCTGACCCAGCTGATCCTCGGCAGCCATCCGAGCACCGTGCAGGCGACCTACGGCAAGGTGACCGGTCGTCAGGTGGAGGACAACGCCGTGGTGACCGTCGGCTACGAGTCCGGCGCGATCGGCGTGATCGAGGCCGGCTTCGTCTCACCCGACCCGTTCCTGATCGAGATCGGCGGAACTGAGGGCTGGCTGAGCTACAGCGACGCCGACGACTCCGTCCTGGTGTCGGGCAAGGCGTTCGGCGAGGGTCCGCAGCGGATCGCGGTTCCGGAGAAGTCGCCGAGTGCCTACCAACAGTGGGTGCAGCACATTGCCGACGACACTCGTGCCGATGACAACATCGCTGCCGCGCTGGAGCTGACCCGGCTGGTGGTGGCAGCCAACGAGGCCGCCGCAACCGGCAAGACCATTTCGTACAAGTGA
- a CDS encoding ABC transporter permease has product MLRYLAKRVVMALVTIYIVMTLSFFMIRLMPGNPMAALESQLRQQGGLTEQDIQQRINAIYGVLPTDPVLVQYKDYLINILHGDLGRPITNPGTTITAVIAEALPWTILVVAVSLIISFLIGVAIGSAMAANQNSTFTKVMTFVVSLLSAVPSYLVAIVLLYFLTGVYRVFPPGGAYSVDVTPGFNAPYLGSVLYHSILPIAASVITSFGGWALAMKGSAISVLGSEYVRAAESRGLSERRISRSYIGRNSMLPMVTQLALSIGFMFGGSVFVETYFQYPGIGFYMIQSVNQRDYSLMMGCFLLITVSVVVTNLLVDLLYPLVDPRIANPATRKLAEDTADSSDDAVPVGGTVA; this is encoded by the coding sequence ATGCTGCGCTATCTGGCTAAGCGCGTCGTGATGGCCCTGGTGACCATCTACATCGTGATGACGCTGTCGTTCTTCATGATCAGATTGATGCCCGGCAACCCGATGGCTGCGCTGGAGTCGCAGCTTCGGCAGCAGGGCGGTCTGACCGAGCAGGACATCCAACAGCGGATCAACGCGATCTACGGCGTGCTCCCGACCGACCCGGTCCTGGTCCAGTACAAGGACTACTTGATCAACATCCTGCATGGTGACCTCGGCCGTCCGATCACCAATCCGGGCACCACGATCACCGCGGTGATCGCCGAGGCCCTGCCCTGGACCATCCTGGTCGTCGCCGTGTCGCTGATCATCAGCTTCCTGATCGGCGTCGCGATCGGCTCGGCGATGGCGGCCAACCAGAACAGCACTTTCACCAAGGTGATGACCTTCGTGGTCTCCCTGCTCAGCGCCGTGCCGAGCTACCTGGTGGCGATCGTGCTGCTGTACTTCCTGACCGGTGTGTACCGGGTGTTCCCGCCGGGTGGCGCCTACTCGGTCGACGTGACGCCCGGCTTCAACGCGCCCTATCTGGGCAGCGTTCTGTATCACAGCATCCTGCCGATCGCGGCGTCGGTGATCACCTCGTTCGGAGGGTGGGCGCTGGCGATGAAGGGCAGCGCGATCTCGGTGCTCGGCTCGGAGTACGTCCGGGCCGCGGAGTCCCGTGGACTGAGTGAGCGGCGGATCAGCCGCTCCTACATCGGCCGGAACTCGATGCTGCCGATGGTCACCCAGCTCGCCCTGTCGATCGGGTTCATGTTCGGCGGCTCGGTGTTCGTCGAGACCTACTTCCAGTATCCGGGGATCGGCTTCTACATGATCCAGTCGGTCAACCAGCGCGACTACTCGCTGATGATGGGCTGCTTCCTGTTGATCACCGTCTCGGTGGTCGTGACCAATCTGCTGGTCGATCTGCTCTATCCGCTGGTCGACCCGCGGATCGCCAATCCGGCGACTCGGAAGCTTGCCGAGGACACGGCCGATTCCAGTGACGACGCTGTTCCGGTGGGAGGCACGGTCGCATGA
- a CDS encoding quaternary amine ABC transporter ATP-binding protein, protein MRAEHVYKVFGRRGAEAVRLLNDGADAEAVKSYGTAAVIDASFEVAPGEIFVVMGLSGSGKSTLIRTLNGLWKPTAGKIYVGDVDITAVQDAELRAVRREQISMVFQHFALLPHRSVRENAAYGLEQQGVEKAKRLEQADHWLDVVGLKGWGDRLPSQLSGGMQQRVGLARALAAETDILLMDEAFSALDPLIRREMQDQLIELQSSLGKTIVFITHDLNEAMYVGDRIAVMRSGRIVQIGTAEEILTDPANDYVAKFIADVDRSRVLTASSVMEQSKAVVPVSVGPRGAVEEMRRLQVSGLLVVDRDRKLLGYVTDDTAVEAVKAGNTDLQALIRTDQLVTVAESDSLATLFAPSVDSPIPLAVVSDSGKLTGIVPRVALLASMAQDIAAEDSAEEAGGTESKSGSEATA, encoded by the coding sequence CTGCGTGCCGAACACGTCTACAAGGTGTTCGGCCGGCGGGGGGCCGAGGCTGTTCGGCTGCTCAATGATGGTGCCGACGCCGAGGCGGTGAAGTCCTACGGCACCGCGGCGGTGATCGACGCGAGCTTCGAGGTCGCCCCCGGCGAGATCTTTGTCGTGATGGGGCTCTCCGGTTCGGGCAAGTCGACCCTGATCCGCACGCTGAACGGGCTCTGGAAGCCGACTGCGGGCAAGATCTATGTCGGCGACGTGGACATCACCGCGGTGCAGGACGCCGAGTTGCGCGCCGTCCGACGCGAACAGATCTCGATGGTCTTCCAGCACTTCGCGTTGCTGCCGCACCGATCCGTACGGGAGAACGCCGCCTACGGACTCGAACAGCAGGGCGTGGAGAAGGCCAAGCGGCTGGAACAGGCCGATCATTGGCTGGACGTCGTCGGGCTGAAGGGTTGGGGCGACCGACTGCCGAGCCAGCTCTCCGGCGGCATGCAGCAGCGCGTCGGCCTGGCCAGAGCACTGGCCGCCGAGACCGACATCCTGTTGATGGACGAGGCCTTCTCGGCGCTGGATCCGCTGATCCGGCGCGAGATGCAGGATCAGCTGATCGAGCTGCAGTCCAGCCTCGGCAAGACCATCGTCTTCATCACCCACGACCTCAACGAGGCCATGTACGTCGGCGATCGGATCGCCGTGATGCGGTCGGGCAGGATCGTCCAGATCGGCACGGCAGAGGAGATCCTGACCGACCCTGCGAACGACTACGTGGCGAAGTTCATCGCCGACGTCGACCGCTCCCGAGTTCTGACCGCATCGTCGGTGATGGAGCAGAGCAAGGCTGTCGTTCCGGTGTCGGTCGGACCCCGCGGAGCCGTGGAGGAAATGCGCCGGCTGCAGGTGTCCGGACTGCTGGTCGTCGATCGCGATCGCAAGCTGCTCGGCTACGTCACCGACGACACCGCCGTAGAAGCGGTCAAGGCCGGGAACACCGACCTGCAGGCCCTGATCCGCACTGATCAGTTGGTGACGGTCGCCGAGTCGGATTCCTTGGCCACCCTATTTGCGCCGTCGGTGGACTCGCCGATTCCACTCGCTGTGGTCAGTGACAGTGGAAAGCTGACGGGCATCGTGCCGCGGGTGGCGCTGCTGGCCTCGATGGCTCAGGACATCGCTGCAGAGGATTCGGCAGAGGAAGCTGGCGGCACGGAGAGCAAGTCGGGATCGGAGGCGACTGCGTGA
- a CDS encoding oligopeptide/dipeptide ABC transporter ATP-binding protein yields MSLLEVRDVTHTYATGSGRPVLNHVNLTADAGEVVAIVGESGCGKTTLGRMIAGLHEPTKGTIAFEDNDINTLKGRARKEWRRQVQMVHQDPYGSLNPGLTIGSTLAPGMLQHKLATWRTVQPKMLELLQQVGLDATPEFLQRYPHQLSGGQRQRVSIARAIGLEPQLIVADEVTSMLDVSMRVAILDLLLSFQAERGIGFVFISHDFGVVRYFAQGGRIAVMFFGYIVEEGPTEQLITAPKHPYTHMLLEAIPIPDPQLAKEREDQEAGTERLIGEPAQTGCVFANRCPLVQDICRKQRPALSDIGGGHRTACHFADDVPPLRHIEAVSEEVA; encoded by the coding sequence GTGAGTCTGCTCGAAGTGCGTGACGTCACGCACACCTATGCCACCGGCAGCGGTCGACCGGTGCTGAACCATGTCAACCTCACCGCCGATGCCGGCGAGGTGGTCGCCATCGTCGGCGAGTCCGGCTGTGGCAAGACCACCCTCGGTCGGATGATCGCCGGCCTGCACGAGCCCACCAAGGGCACGATCGCCTTCGAGGACAACGACATCAACACCTTGAAGGGTCGGGCCCGCAAGGAGTGGCGCCGTCAGGTGCAGATGGTGCACCAGGACCCGTACGGGTCGTTGAATCCGGGCCTGACCATCGGCAGCACGCTGGCGCCGGGCATGCTGCAGCACAAGCTCGCCACCTGGCGCACCGTGCAGCCCAAGATGCTGGAACTGTTGCAGCAGGTGGGGCTGGATGCGACGCCGGAATTCCTGCAGCGCTATCCGCATCAGCTGTCCGGCGGACAGCGGCAGCGGGTCTCGATCGCCCGCGCGATCGGCCTGGAACCGCAGCTGATCGTCGCCGACGAGGTGACCTCGATGCTGGACGTGTCGATGCGGGTGGCGATCCTGGACCTGCTGTTGTCCTTCCAGGCCGAGCGTGGCATCGGATTCGTCTTCATCAGCCACGACTTCGGTGTGGTGCGCTACTTCGCCCAGGGCGGCCGGATCGCCGTGATGTTCTTCGGCTACATCGTCGAGGAGGGGCCGACCGAGCAGTTGATCACCGCGCCCAAGCATCCCTACACGCACATGCTGTTGGAGGCCATCCCGATCCCGGATCCCCAGCTGGCCAAGGAACGCGAGGACCAGGAGGCCGGCACCGAGCGGCTGATCGGCGAGCCGGCGCAGACCGGCTGTGTGTTCGCCAATCGGTGCCCGTTGGTGCAGGACATCTGCCGCAAGCAGCGGCCGGCGCTGTCCGACATCGGCGGTGGACACCGGACGGCATGCCACTTCGCCGACGACGTGCCGCCGCTGAGGCACATCGAAGCCGTCAGCGAGGAGGTCGCATGA
- a CDS encoding carbohydrate ABC transporter permease — protein sequence MTSSTRVSVSDAAPRAVDAPGRSRRLTVAQRRRLRTGLLFVSPWIIGVCAFVIYPVIYSLIVSLTRYSGMQSPIWIGLKNYASIFTDPLIHQSTFNTVFFAGLAVPIGLIVAVLLALAMNRNVREVGFYRAALYIPSLVPVFALAFVFSVFVNPTFGLVNRFMALFGTENVNLLGTPISAKVVIVGMAQLGAGNAALIFLAGLRNIPSTIYEAARVDGASRWRQFTSITLPLLSPAILFNLITGVSNGIQVFTEGYVLTNGLGDPDNGTLFYMMYLYKNAFSYASLGYASAMAILLFLVGMILAGVIYWLSRRFVNYDVAAG from the coding sequence ATGACGAGTTCTACCCGGGTGAGCGTGTCGGACGCCGCTCCCCGTGCGGTCGATGCCCCCGGTCGGTCGCGCCGCCTGACCGTTGCCCAACGACGACGACTGAGAACCGGTCTGCTGTTCGTCTCGCCATGGATCATCGGAGTCTGTGCCTTCGTGATCTACCCGGTGATCTACTCCCTCATCGTCAGCCTGACCCGCTATTCCGGGATGCAGTCACCGATCTGGATCGGACTGAAGAACTATGCGTCGATCTTCACCGACCCGCTGATCCACCAGTCGACCTTCAACACCGTCTTCTTCGCCGGGCTCGCGGTGCCGATCGGTCTGATCGTCGCCGTACTGCTGGCGCTGGCCATGAACCGGAACGTCCGCGAGGTCGGCTTCTACCGGGCCGCCCTCTACATCCCGTCGCTGGTGCCGGTGTTCGCCCTGGCGTTCGTCTTCAGCGTGTTCGTCAACCCGACGTTCGGCCTGGTCAATCGCTTCATGGCGTTGTTCGGGACCGAGAACGTCAACCTGCTGGGCACCCCGATCAGCGCCAAGGTGGTGATCGTCGGGATGGCACAACTCGGCGCGGGCAATGCGGCGTTGATCTTCCTGGCCGGCCTGCGCAACATCCCCTCGACCATCTACGAGGCCGCCCGGGTGGACGGTGCGTCCCGCTGGCGACAGTTCACCTCGATCACGCTGCCGTTGCTCAGCCCGGCGATCCTGTTCAACCTGATCACCGGCGTCTCGAACGGGATCCAGGTCTTCACCGAGGGCTACGTCCTGACCAACGGTCTGGGCGATCCGGACAACGGAACGCTGTTCTACATGATGTACCTGTACAAGAACGCGTTCTCCTATGCCTCGCTCGGCTACGCGTCGGCGATGGCGATCCTGCTGTTTCTGGTGGGAATGATCTTGGCCGGTGTCATCTACTGGCTGTCCCGTCGATTCGTCAACTACGACGTCGCCGCAGGCTGA